ATCGGACGGCGAAGAATGGACTTAGAGGGACGAGGATTTTTGGGTGATTAAGGGGTCTTGAGTGATTAACATTATTGTTGCTTATATTAAGCGACATGGGTCTGGGAAGAAGACAACTGGACAGGGAGTAATAATGAGGGTTGAGGTTCGGATTTGACGGTTATGTTTCTAGGAGTTGGTTCGGAGAGTCCGAGCCTCGGGTTTGTCGAAATGACAAAAGTCCGAGCCTGAAGGTCGGTCAGGAGATAGCGGGGGAATGAGGTAAGCGCGGCAAATCTTAAATTTTCATGGGGAAGATAAATCCGGCCACGTGGACGGCGTGCTGAGCCTTTGGACCCAGGTTTGCCAGTGCGCCAGAGCTCAGTCCATTGGCCCAACTAAACTTAGAGCCCAGCGAATAAATTAATTTGGGTTGAGAAAACATAGGAAATCAGCCACTCAATTTGAAGTAATATaatatgaagaagaaaaatgggaaaaaaaatgaaaagaaaaaagaaggaagcaTGGAATAATTTGGATTGTTTATCCTAATTAGTATTCCTctgatattattatatattgtaTAGGTATTAATTAGGTTTGATGAatccttttccttttattgaTAGATTTGTGATTGTGATGTCTCTTGGTTCATCTCCTAAATCCTAGCCTTTAAACCTTTGCAAGGCCTAGTCACAAAATTATAAGtacttttttctaaaatttttctaACAGAGAATGAATAGAATGAGATTTAAGGAATAAAATTCTAGCCTCCCTTTGTCAGGCTAGCTTACaaaatcataaatatattttgtaaaacaaaaatttctagCAAGGAAGAAATTATGTCTAAAAAATGGAGAGGATTTGAACTCGAGACATTTAAATTATGGAATTTCAATCTTAGCCACTGAACTAAAGTCTCGTCGGCCAAGTAATGTACATTTATTGTTACATGTGTGATTATATTTCATAACTGTGCTTACATGCAAGCTTAACTTCTATTTTTCGTTAAGTTGATATTGTGGTGTATCTGAATCCTATTTTGTCACGATCAAATTCCTATATTAATActcattagaaaaattcttatatTACAGCAATATATAGTGCATGTTACATTTGTatctttcataaaaaaaaaaaaaaaagaaagcttcaGAAAATATtgtctgtttggattgtgaattattagagatatttttactgtaacactttttgtgatgtgatgtatgtgaggtaaaaaggtaattgggaagataaaaatgtgtattggaaattgtaatgatgatgtaagcaaataaatttgagGAAATAAAACCCAATCCAAACAATTAGAGATTTAGGGGAAAACTCTGATGTAGAAGGCAAATTTAGATATGGGCGTATTAATGCAATCAAATTTTCGGTACTCAAAATTTGCATGCGTGCAAAATCTACAGCATCGTACTTATGTAAGAAAAATTCACATAAATGACTATTAACCGTTGTGACTTTACTACTTTTCAATGATTTTCGCATCCAAAACAAAATTCATTGCCTTATGCTTATATTTCACAATCCCATAGACACCTGGTCTGGATTGTGGTTTTCGcagaaaaaattttatatttttcttgacgTATAAAAACTCTTAAAACTAGcaattcaataaaattattCTATGGTAAGGAGACATTTATAAACTCTCCTAGTCCTCAAGAAAACTTTTGGAAGTCTCTTGTATTCGTTGAGTGTATAAGCAAATCCCGTCCCATGCATAAACCAACGAAAGCACGCCAACAACTGATCTTTGCTCGAAGAAGCTAAGGTGAAAGCGTGAGGAAGCGGGAAGGTAGCTGGAGCTGTAAAGCCTTCGACAACAGCGCAGCTAACCCGACGAACAATGGTGAAGTATTCCTTAACTTGCCTGTAcactaaaagtaaaagtaaaattcTGTACTACTTTTTCGTTTTGGCCTTTTTGTCTGTGTCCAATTCAAATGACGCTGTAGTGCTGTACTATGCCCGTGAATCACATTTTAATCTACTATTACCAGAAATTATTGTGGGCAGTCTTGGAAATATCAGTTAGTACTACTACTAGTTGTACTAGTTCCCTTGTTTACAAACAGACATAGAAACCCAAGAAGTTTGTTGACAGCTGATTGCACATGTTTAATACTTACTTCGTCCCAATTATTTAGTCATATTGATCGGAGAattcaactttttaaaaataataatttaattatgatgtttatatttttctttctaattttatctccataaatttaaaatttaatttgaacgataatatgtatataattaaaaagaatggttatattaaaaaaaagattaaaaggtATTTTGAGCTTTTTAACATAACAAATGTTTTAAGATATTTTAAAACATAAAGTATGACGCTTTCCATGAGAAGGAAGGAATAGTAATGTAGTAGAAGTCATACACAAAACTGCTCTagtttttcttgctttctatTCGCTGTCCTAATTGGAAAAGATGCAGTTAAGTCTCCCAAGTTTTTGATTGCCTTATTcttgtattattattattttgccaTTTCTTGCTAAAGGGTTTTGCCCTACCTGTTCAACAtgcaatatttttttctttcacatTTGTTTGCTGCGCAAACAAGGAATTTGTGCATGATCTGAGTCATCTGACAAGGAAAGTTAGTGAAAGTGGAACTTTCCGGGCAACGGTGGTCTACGATGAAGACAATAAATTTGATAATGACTTCATTGTAATTTTTCAGTAGCTAAtacatatgaaataaaaaatttattcttgAGAAACGTTAAACGTTTTTTCTTAAGaaactacaatccaaacaagaccGTACGACTGCTGACAATCATTTGAGATAGTGAGTTAtttaagatatttttactgtagcactttttgtgatgtgatgtatgtgaaataaaaagatacttagaaagataaaaagctgtattgaaaattgtaataatgatgtaagcaaatatatttgaggaaataacccactatccaaacaaatccatTTGTGTCGAAGGTCGAAACCTTATCACCTCCTATCCTCAACCTTCTCCTCCTCATTCAATAAATGTCATATTAAGGCAAAAAGAAAATTGAGTATTTCCCTTTCGTTATGTTCTTGGACTTGGTATGGTTCACTGATAAGCTTGATCATAACATCGAGGTTGACTTTACAGGCTGAGTTGAACATCAATGAGGTTAAAAATAAAGCATGCAACGCTATTGATAGAGaaagaatttaattccccactggcctttattttcttttccccttttcccACCAAATTCCTTTTTGTGCCAAATAAAGAAGATTGACAATTAGATTCTTTAGTGGTGGGTGCTAGTGGATTACATGtagagctgttaaacgaacCGAGCTGTTCGGTAGCTCGGTTCGTTTCGGCTCGTTCGTGTTCGTGAAAGGCTCGTTCGAAATTTTAAACGAATCGAGTTCGAACGAATTTTTTTGTTCGATTAATAATCGAGCGAACACGAGCATGTTCGCGAGTTTTAACGAACATTCGCGAACATGCTAAACGAACGTTCGCGAACACGAACATGTTCGCGAGTTTTAACGAACGTTCGCGAACATAGACATAATTATCATTTAacaaattttagggttaattttatggctggacttttatatttaaagggcaaatttctttgttttatttattgtttttatgttaatgttagttatatagttaatgaataatagaatttagtcacttagtgctttaattattttttagaatgATTAATAATTTGCATGGCATATTTAAGGCataaaataatttggattcgaCCATTTCGAACATGTTCACGAACGGCTCGTTTATGTTAAACGAgccgaactcgaactcgaactcgaacatGAATTTTACTTAACGAACCGAACACGAACACatgtttggagttcgaaaattAACGAACGAACACGAACGTTGTTCGAACTGCTTAACGAACAGAGCTCAAACATGAGATACTCGGTTCGATTCGGTTCGTTTACAGCTCTAATTACATGGAGGAAGGATATTCATTGTCCAACTACATATGATAAGGAGCGATTTGTGATCCATTTCAATTTTGATTGCTAATGATATCAAGTTGTGAGTACAATTGTAAACGCATCATTACTCTCAAGCTTGTGATGTAAAACATTTTAGAGATTGTATGTAGCTTGTTTAATTTTATGACATCTCTTTAGGGACAAGTACAAGTCCCTAAGTGCAAAAATTTCACATCTAGAGAATTACTAGTGGCTTTCTTTGATCTGCACATTTCTCACTTAAAACTAaaggtgtgtttgataaaactgaaaattgaaaattgaatctattaagttattaaattgttaggtactaaatttgatatatttgagtgtatatcacattaaatgataaatgaacAGTTGATCACTTATTGTTTAGATAATGTTTTGACTAAAAAATTCaatgtcatttaattaattaagatgttctatttttttattatcaaacgcaTTTGAACATAttaatatttgaatttattaagtttaaGTGCTAAACTGCATTATCAAACAGGCCTAACACTCTTTTGCAAGGCAACCTcaagaattattttttttcttaaaaaaaagggaaactcTCTTTTGTATGTTATTACCAAAATGAAAACTCTTCTGCAAGTAGGCACTGGATGGTCCATATTCCATCTTAAGTCAAATCGTGTCAAACATAGTAGGGTTAATTACAACAAATCCCCCAAGATTTTAGAAAGGACACATTGTACCACTTTAAATTTCAGAAATATGCACTCTGTCTCCTTAACTTAAAAATATTTGTATTTTCAAACAACAAGAGATAAGCGAATTTTGTTGAAAATCTAACCATTTTTTCCAATGTCAGAAATAATTACTTTTTTAAccaaattttctcttttaatttcatttttgtgagTTATCTTACTACTTGAATATTATGCATGAGCCATATATATTCCTTATTATGAAGTGTCTGTACTTAACTTTTTCTAAATATTTAAGCATGCAAATAATATATTTGACTTACAAAAACCGAGCTAAGGATTGTGAAtgtaaaaatgaaaaggaatgTAAATGTTTAGACAGAATAAACAATAACAAAGTTGGTATAAGATAATAATTGTTGTTTTCATTTAAGTAATTAGAACACATACATAAACTTTACTTAAAATAGTATGGTTTACACAACCTAAAACCACATATCATTTGTTAATGGCTAAAATACTTGCAGGTTGGCCACAAATGATGTAAAATCAAAGTtgcaataaaaaattttctgttAATAATGGGTGTGTTTGGACAgccaattatttggccaaatatatttgctgacatcaccattacaatttccaatacacctttttatcttcccaattacctttttatctcacatacatcacatcacaaaaagtgctacagtaaaaatatttcaaataacttacaatccaaacacactcaatgTCTAGCTAAACTATTTCCAAGAGTTATTTTTCTCATAGTGATTTGTGGAGTACATTTTGTATTTGCTTAACATAATTTGTTCAAATAACATGCACAACACGCGAGTTTTTTATCGTGACATAGGTTACCTCCGAGCAAATTATTTATGACAACTTATCTCTTTGCTTGTATTTGTTTTACCAAAAGTacgttttcaaaaaaaaaatataaacacgCTTTTCATCTACGTTTTGATGATTCGATCTCACAGAAATAACTGTTAATAAAGATGCTACATGATTTTTGTAGAAACAAGTTACAAAATCACCATCTAAATGGACTCTTCACTGATAATTCGTAGATACTATTATTGTCATTGTTCGTCAATCATTATTCATTGCATTggttcttttttctaaaaaaaaattttaacttcTTAGTAATTTAAACAATTTGCAGGTCTCTAAGAGTATATTCGTGTAAACTTGTAGAATAAAGTGTGACTATCTCCAAAAATTCGAAGGtaaagtcaattttgaaaatagGAAAAACTGTGGCGTAATTATTAGTTAGTACTATTACAGAGtggtggaaaagaaaaaaagtggaAAACCATTGTGAGGAGTGTAGAATGgtttgcaatctctaaatcttCTGAACACCAGACCATGACCATGCCAGTCTTCCTACGTCAATCCCAACAACTCTCACCCCACCATCCCATCACCTTGCTTCTTAACCCTTCAGGAGTCACCACCACTCCAAATTATTTCCTCTAGCCACTTTCTCCCCTCCCATTAACCAATTCAATTAGGACTTTACCCAACCAAAATCTGATCTGCTAATTGAATAATTCTGCCATCCAAGATAAAGGAAAGCCCATCAATCTTTGCCCACAATCAGACAacaattgttttgtaaattagAATCTGGGTTTTGTTTAATAATGGGCGGGGCAGGAGGAAACGTCGGGGCAGAGCAGCCGGGGGTGGCGGAGCCGCAGTATGCCGCGGCGAAGATATCGGTTTGGTGGGATATAGAGAATTGTCATGTGCCTAAAGGATGCGAACCCCACATGATCGCTCAGAATATAAGCTCTGCCTTAGTCAAGATGAATTATTGTGGGCCGGTTTCGATATCTGCTTATGGTGATACTACTAGAATTGGATCTTCTATCCAGCAGGCTCTAAATAGTACTGGGATTGCTCTCAATCACGTCCCTGCAGGTATATGGAATTGTGGTTTTGGTGGAAAGTctagattttgatgaaaattttggtgggttttgtttatttttaagGGAATTATGGgttttttggtggtttgttgCTTTGTGTGACTCTGGTAAAGTTTATAacttttttgggatttttgaagTGGGTTTCTGTGGCTAGATTTAGTCTCAGTCTGATTCTTTTTTCTTGCTTGCTTGTTGATGTCGAGTTTGGGGGACAGGACGAGGAGTCGGTGTACGGTGATCAGTTGGATCTGTTTTTCTGATCTGATTAATTGGTCGGAATGTGTGTTATAAGTAATAGTTGTGGATAGATCTTGCTTTTCTTACAGGAGGAAATTTGGGAAGAGCAAAGGGGGCTGCTAATTTTGCTGTAATATCGGTCATGCTATTTTTACAGCATGGTTTTCGTTAAGCTTGTTACTTTGGGGTTTGTGTGGTGGATTTGCCTTTTGCATTGAGATTTAAGTGTTTAATGTCTACTTTGATAAGTTGATTTATTATTGTAGTACCTTGTACTGGTTGTCTGTTACTGAAAAATTTGCACTATCATTACCTTCTCAAGTGTCAGTTCTTCAGGCAAGATGTTTCATTGTGCTTCGAAGTTCGAATAGACAAGGATACCTTTCTGGCTGTTGGATGATTCTCTTTTCAtacagaaaaaaaattttctggtcACCCTGATCAATACCTTTGCTGTTTCAACACAGTGTTTGCATGATTAGAAAACTGaataagaaaataagaaaagaaaactgaaTAAGCTGCTTGTGAAAACTTGGAAGGGAGAGAATCTTGGGTCATTCTTGCTGATTGAGCACTGTTATATGCCTCGTGTTAGATATTTCCTCTTGTATTTTGTGATCTAGAATGGAATAGATCTAATTTCGGTTTCATTTGAATAGGGGTTAAAGATGCAAGTGATAAGAAGATACTGGTCGACATGTTATTCTGGGCAGTTGACAATCCTGCACCTGCCAATTATTTGTTGATTTCTGGTGATCGAGATTTTTCGAACGCACTTCACCAATTGCGCATGCGGAGATATAATATACTTTTGGCACAACCTCAAAAAGCATCTGTTCCTCTTCTAGCTGCAGCAAAAAGTGTATGGCTCTGGACAAGTCTTGTGGCTGGAGGACCTCCACTTACTAGTAGTGAAGCATCCCAATTTGTGAATAACAGCTTTGGGTTTTCTTCCAATGGTGACAAATTACATGTTCCAGTTTCTGATTCGATTCAGATAAATCAACCCCCAGATTCATTTTATGATAGTCCCCATTTGGGAAATCAGAGGTTCCCAAATATGGGAAGGGGAACAGATataaaaaacaaaggaagacaaattcggagaaacttgactCAACCAATTATGCCAAGAACTTCAAGCACACAAGATGACCTTGACAATGGAAACCCGCAAAGATCAGGATATGGGCTTCCTAAACACTTTAATGATTTGCATGAGTTTTCTGCTACTCAGAATCCCAAGGTTCCATTTAGTGGACCCTCCCCTAGTTTGATTAATCCAGATCCTTTTCCAAATAATATCAGTATTCCTCATAGCTCTCAACAAATTCACTATCCTATTCCAGTTAGGCCGAACAACCTTCCTTCTCAGCTTGCATTGCCTCCTGGTAACTTTTTACCGCCTAACTCTCATATCCAGTATCCTTCACATACAATGCCTCCTGGTCCtccccgacctgatgcattgaGCTTTACCTCGGGACCCTTTACATCTGTGCCTGATATTGGTAAGATAAACATTTCTGAATACCCTAACAACCACAAGCCTTCTACTTGGAATGGAGGAGAGCTTAGACAAACATCTATGACAGAACCTACCAACTATGCCAATTCATACAGGCCTCAGAAAGGGCAAAATTTGCAGAAGAAACCACCGGCGCCCCATGAATTAGTTGGAAATAGGTATCCAAGCCCTAGTCAACAGATTCCACCACCACCTGCCCCAGAAGTTGGTAACACTAGTGTCTCTATATCTGAGAGTGGTGTTTGGGGAACTCCAGGATGTCCTAAACCTTCTGAATATATTCAAGGCCTTATGGGGGTAGTTTTACTTGCATTGAACACACTAAAAAA
This portion of the Coffea arabica cultivar ET-39 chromosome 2e, Coffea Arabica ET-39 HiFi, whole genome shotgun sequence genome encodes:
- the LOC113733029 gene encoding uncharacterized protein, with the translated sequence MGGAGGNVGAEQPGVAEPQYAAAKISVWWDIENCHVPKGCEPHMIAQNISSALVKMNYCGPVSISAYGDTTRIGSSIQQALNSTGIALNHVPAGVKDASDKKILVDMLFWAVDNPAPANYLLISGDRDFSNALHQLRMRRYNILLAQPQKASVPLLAAAKSVWLWTSLVAGGPPLTSSEASQFVNNSFGFSSNGDKLHVPVSDSIQINQPPDSFYDSPHLGNQRFPNMGRGTDIKNKGRQIRRNLTQPIMPRTSSTQDDLDNGNPQRSGYGLPKHFNDLHEFSATQNPKVPFSGPSPSLINPDPFPNNISIPHSSQQIHYPIPVRPNNLPSQLALPPGNFLPPNSHIQYPSHTMPPGPPRPDALSFTSGPFTSVPDIGKINISEYPNNHKPSTWNGGELRQTSMTEPTNYANSYRPQKGQNLQKKPPAPHELVGNRYPSPSQQIPPPPAPEVGNTSVSISESGVWGTPGCPKPSEYIQGLMGVVLLALNTLKNEKLLPTEEHISNCIRYGDPKHRNTDVKKALECAVEQQLVVKQTLGAVQLYVGKNERLWNCINLGDTNIKQYPKTTWDEIQKFLSSSSGRTAILATQCRYEAATVIKRTCLKDLTLGEILQILNMVIYMKRWIMHHQSGWQPIKIVLAETYPETGVAAAS